The proteins below come from a single Rhizobium sp. BT04 genomic window:
- a CDS encoding fumarylacetoacetate hydrolase family protein produces the protein MKLATLKDSTRDGRLVVVSRDLTRCSEVGHIARTLQAALDDWAHVAPRLALIAEGIETGAQPTIRFHEHDATSPLPRAYQWADGSAYVNHVELVRKARDAEMPASFWTDPLIYQGGSDAFLAPRDPILAADEAYGIDMEGEVAVITGDVAMGSSPEAARSAIRLLMLVNDVSLRGLIPDELAKGFGFFQSKPASAFSPVAVTPDELGDAWDGGKLHLPLLVSLNGTAFGKANAGIDMTFDFGELIAHAAKTRHLLAGTIIGSGTVSNKRDGGPGKPVEGGGDGYSCIAELRMIEAIETGSPKTPFMKFGDRVRIEMKDQAGHSIFGAIEQTVEKYEGADLR, from the coding sequence ATGAAACTTGCGACGTTGAAGGACTCCACCCGGGACGGCCGGCTGGTCGTCGTTTCCCGCGACCTGACCCGCTGTTCCGAGGTCGGTCACATCGCCCGCACCCTCCAGGCAGCGCTTGATGACTGGGCGCATGTGGCGCCGAGGCTTGCATTGATTGCCGAAGGCATCGAGACCGGAGCCCAGCCGACGATCCGCTTTCACGAACATGACGCTACGTCACCGTTGCCGCGGGCCTACCAATGGGCCGATGGTTCCGCTTACGTCAACCACGTCGAGCTGGTGCGCAAGGCGCGCGACGCCGAGATGCCGGCGAGCTTCTGGACCGATCCGCTGATCTATCAAGGCGGCTCGGACGCTTTCCTCGCGCCCCGCGATCCCATCCTGGCGGCGGACGAGGCCTATGGCATCGACATGGAGGGTGAGGTCGCCGTCATAACAGGCGACGTGGCCATGGGTTCCAGCCCGGAGGCCGCGCGCAGCGCCATCCGGCTGCTGATGCTCGTCAACGACGTGTCGCTGCGCGGCCTGATCCCGGACGAGTTGGCGAAGGGATTTGGTTTCTTCCAGTCCAAGCCGGCCTCGGCATTTTCCCCGGTCGCGGTGACGCCGGACGAGCTCGGGGATGCCTGGGATGGCGGCAAGCTGCATCTGCCGCTGCTGGTGAGCTTGAACGGCACGGCATTCGGCAAGGCCAACGCCGGCATCGACATGACATTCGATTTCGGCGAGCTGATCGCCCATGCCGCCAAAACCCGCCATCTCCTGGCCGGAACGATCATCGGCTCCGGCACTGTTTCCAACAAGCGCGACGGCGGCCCCGGCAAGCCGGTGGAAGGGGGAGGAGACGGCTACTCCTGCATTGCTGAACTCCGGATGATCGAGGCGATCGAGACCGGATCGCCGAAAACGCCTTTCATGAAATTCGGTGATCGGGTGCGCATCGAGATGAAGGATCAAGCCGGCCATTCGATATTCGGGGCGATCGAGCAGACGGTCGAAAAATACGAAGGAGCCGACCTGCGATGA
- a CDS encoding MEKHLA domain-containing protein: MTFAYDNHALDLRSDADFFSLLTGSYLRITGCRLVQDGQGPNWLYNDAPFVVLAHNTAPDPRFIYANRTAQNCFEYSWDEFTALPSRLSAEQPDRAERQRLLDAVTRDGFVDNARGLRIAKSGRRFWIEEVTVWQLIDEAGKRLGQAAIFSSWRDA, encoded by the coding sequence GTGACTTTTGCCTATGACAATCACGCCCTCGATCTGAGGAGCGATGCCGATTTTTTCTCCCTCCTTACCGGAAGCTATCTGCGCATCACCGGCTGTCGTCTTGTCCAGGACGGGCAAGGGCCGAACTGGCTCTACAACGATGCACCTTTCGTGGTCCTTGCTCACAATACCGCGCCTGATCCGCGCTTCATCTACGCCAACCGCACCGCGCAGAACTGCTTCGAATATAGCTGGGATGAATTTACCGCGCTGCCGTCGCGGCTTTCGGCCGAGCAGCCTGATCGCGCCGAGCGCCAGCGGCTGCTGGACGCCGTCACGCGCGATGGTTTTGTCGACAATGCGCGCGGTCTAAGGATCGCGAAATCGGGGCGCCGTTTCTGGATCGAGGAAGTGACCGTCTGGCAGCTCATCGATGAAGCGGGCAAGCGATTGGGCCAGGCTGCGATATTCTCTTCATGGCGGGACGCGTAG
- the hmgA gene encoding homogentisate 1,2-dioxygenase: protein MDQTSIQTSDGEAATANTLKYMPGFGNDFETESLPGALPQGQNSPQKCNYGLYAEQLSGSPFTAPRGTNERSWLYRIRPSVRHTSRFSNASYPLWKTAPCLDEHSLPLGQLRWDPIPAPAERLTFLEGVRTITTAGDATTQVGMSAHAYLFNEDMVDDYFFNADGELLIVPQLGAIRVFTEMGIMDVEPLEICLIPRGMMFKILTSGEQTVWRGYICENYGAKFTLPDRGPIGANCLANPRDFKTPVAAFEDKERPCRVHVKWCGKFYVTDIGHSPLDVVAWHGNYAPYKYDLRTFSPVGAISFDHPDPSIFSVLTAPTEDAGTANVDFVIFPPRWLVAEHTFRPPWYHRNIMSEFMGLIHGQYDAKEEGFVPGGMSLHNMMLPHGPDALAFEKASNTELKPVKLEHTMAFMFETRYAQQLTKYAAELEGLQDNYLECWDGLERKFDGTPGIK from the coding sequence ATGGACCAGACATCGATCCAGACGTCGGACGGTGAAGCCGCGACGGCAAACACGCTGAAATATATGCCGGGCTTCGGCAACGACTTCGAAACCGAGTCGCTGCCCGGCGCCTTGCCGCAGGGCCAGAACAGCCCGCAGAAATGCAATTACGGTCTCTATGCCGAGCAGCTTTCCGGCTCGCCCTTCACCGCGCCGCGCGGCACGAATGAACGGTCCTGGCTGTATCGCATTCGCCCGAGCGTGCGCCACACAAGCCGCTTCTCCAACGCCTCCTATCCGCTCTGGAAAACCGCGCCTTGCCTGGACGAGCATTCGCTGCCGCTCGGCCAGCTTCGCTGGGACCCCATCCCTGCACCCGCGGAGAGACTGACCTTTCTCGAGGGAGTGCGGACCATCACGACGGCAGGCGATGCCACCACCCAGGTCGGCATGTCGGCCCATGCCTACCTCTTCAACGAAGACATGGTCGACGACTACTTCTTCAATGCCGATGGTGAACTGCTGATCGTGCCGCAGCTCGGCGCCATCAGAGTGTTCACCGAAATGGGCATCATGGATGTCGAGCCGCTGGAAATTTGCCTCATCCCCCGCGGCATGATGTTCAAGATTTTGACGAGTGGTGAGCAGACGGTCTGGCGCGGCTATATCTGCGAGAACTACGGCGCCAAATTCACCCTGCCGGATCGCGGCCCGATCGGCGCCAACTGCCTGGCAAACCCGCGCGACTTCAAGACACCGGTCGCCGCTTTCGAGGATAAGGAAAGGCCTTGCCGCGTCCATGTGAAGTGGTGCGGAAAATTCTATGTCACTGACATCGGCCACTCGCCGCTCGATGTGGTCGCCTGGCATGGCAATTACGCCCCCTACAAATACGACTTGCGGACGTTTTCGCCTGTGGGCGCCATCAGCTTCGACCATCCCGATCCGTCGATTTTCTCGGTGCTGACCGCGCCCACCGAAGATGCCGGCACGGCCAATGTCGACTTCGTGATCTTTCCGCCGCGCTGGCTAGTCGCCGAGCACACCTTCCGTCCGCCCTGGTACCACCGCAACATCATGAGCGAATTCATGGGCCTGATCCACGGTCAGTACGACGCCAAGGAGGAGGGTTTCGTCCCGGGCGGCATGAGCCTGCACAACATGATGCTTCCCCACGGGCCGGATGCGCTGGCCTTCGAAAAGGCATCCAATACCGAGCTCAAGCCGGTGAAGCTGGAGCACACCATGGCCTTCATGTTCGAGACCCGATACGCGCAGCAGCTGACGAAATACGCGGCCGAGCTTGAGGGGCTGCAGGATAATTACCTCGAATGCTGGGACGGCCTGGAACGCAAGTTCGACGGAACCCCCGGCATCAAGTGA
- the maiA gene encoding maleylacetoacetate isomerase: MNEVVLYDYWRSSASYRVRIALNLLGVNYKAVPINLLDGAHRKPDYLALNPQGLVPTLVIDGKTLTQSLAIIEYLAETRPECGLLPSDIADRQQVRALAYAVAMDIHPICNMHVVTHLMTITDKADAREEWMKHFIADGLRKLEAMIGEFDGAFSFGDRPTMADLCLVPQVYNARRWGLDMTAFRRIADIDTRCADIAAFQAAHPDRVKP, from the coding sequence ATGAATGAGGTGGTTCTCTACGACTACTGGCGATCATCGGCGAGCTACCGCGTCCGCATCGCGCTCAATCTCCTGGGCGTCAACTATAAGGCGGTCCCGATCAACCTGTTGGACGGCGCGCACAGGAAGCCGGACTATCTCGCGCTCAACCCGCAGGGGCTCGTGCCGACGCTGGTAATCGATGGGAAAACACTGACGCAGTCGTTGGCGATCATCGAATATCTCGCCGAAACCAGGCCGGAATGCGGATTGCTGCCATCCGACATTGCCGATCGCCAGCAAGTGCGGGCGCTTGCATATGCGGTTGCCATGGACATCCATCCGATCTGCAACATGCATGTCGTTACCCACCTCATGACCATCACCGACAAGGCCGACGCCCGCGAGGAATGGATGAAGCATTTCATCGCCGACGGTCTGCGCAAACTGGAAGCCATGATCGGCGAATTTGATGGAGCGTTCAGCTTTGGCGACAGGCCGACGATGGCGGATCTCTGTCTGGTTCCACAGGTCTACAACGCCCGCCGCTGGGGATTAGATATGACCGCTTTCAGGCGCATCGCCGATATCGACACCAGATGCGCCGACATAGCCGCTTTCCAGGCGGCGCATCCTGACCGGGTGAAACCGTAG